Proteins found in one Exiguobacterium sp. 9-2 genomic segment:
- a CDS encoding methylated-DNA--[protein]-cysteine S-methyltransferase: protein MPFQQLTYKFGTLLVAWEKEQIVYLDFGLNKDRARTYLAEETDEGTLPKAWRMAFDRYAQGEVQALDALPCQLRVTPFAEKVLQALRTVPFGQTISYGELARMIGKPQAARAVGGALNRNPIALIYPCHRVIGATGKLTGFASGIAHKEALLAHEIGEN from the coding sequence ATGCCATTTCAACAGCTCACTTATAAGTTCGGTACATTGCTCGTCGCATGGGAAAAAGAGCAAATCGTGTACCTCGACTTTGGGTTGAATAAAGATCGTGCTCGGACCTATTTAGCAGAAGAGACAGACGAAGGTACATTACCGAAAGCTTGGCGTATGGCGTTTGATCGTTATGCACAAGGAGAGGTACAAGCGCTTGATGCGCTTCCTTGTCAGTTGCGTGTCACACCATTTGCAGAGAAAGTGTTACAAGCTTTGCGAACCGTTCCGTTCGGTCAGACGATCAGTTATGGTGAACTGGCTCGAATGATTGGAAAACCACAGGCAGCACGAGCTGTTGGCGGTGCCTTGAATCGGAATCCGATCGCATTGATTTATCCATGCCACCGTGTCATCGGGGCGACCGGTAAATTGACGGGGTTCGCAAGCGGAATTGCCCATAAAGAAGCGCTTTTAGCGCATGAGATAGGAGAGAATTGA
- a CDS encoding DUF5366 family protein encodes MRTNVYLLSYAPLISILLFSTSLAIATTELALHWLDQVGVYDELLQLLTARDTKLVVWLGFLIVYFMIFSSLKLLSDTINQLGFAFFIKEQEGTTLGMLRPGSILLLVGGCVSFAFMTSFLHVGIVLLVSFFIYFIFYTVQISKMTSAAGAVGLIIFSFLAWGVLLAGLSWVGLTLFNSFGEAILFPS; translated from the coding sequence ATGCGTACGAACGTTTACCTATTAAGTTATGCCCCACTGATCAGCATCTTGTTATTTAGTACATCCCTTGCGATCGCGACGACGGAACTTGCATTGCATTGGCTCGATCAAGTCGGCGTGTACGATGAACTGCTCCAGCTACTGACGGCACGTGATACGAAGCTCGTCGTTTGGCTTGGTTTTTTGATCGTCTATTTCATGATCTTTAGTTCGCTTAAACTACTATCGGACACGATCAATCAGCTCGGTTTCGCCTTTTTCATCAAAGAACAAGAGGGAACGACACTCGGTATGTTACGTCCGGGCAGTATTCTCCTGCTCGTCGGAGGATGTGTCAGCTTTGCTTTCATGACGTCCTTCTTGCACGTTGGGATCGTATTGCTTGTATCCTTCTTCATCTATTTTATCTTTTACACGGTACAGATTAGTAAAATGACGAGTGCGGCTGGAGCTGTTGGGTTAATCATCTTCTCCTTCTTAGCCTGGGGCGTTCTACTCGCTGGTCTATCATGGGTTGGTCTGACCTTATTCAATTCCTTTGGAGAAGCAATTTTATTTCCGAGTTGA
- the glgD gene encoding glucose-1-phosphate adenylyltransferase subunit GlgD, translating to MKVDLLGVINLSGEEGFFKELTEHRNLAAVPFAGRYRLIDFTLTNMVQNDIANIGIFTLEKYRGMMDHLGSGKEWDLDRSNGGLYIFPPALSQDANEFRGDLSNFHLHRDFFLRSKENYVVVSGSNILSAVDYRDVLREHKESNADITVVYTKRELPCKYCRPIRFGEQNRVTAIGSRGFQPTDETFYMETVVLSKNLFVRLIDEAIARGEYDLLQSIIRSQLNRLHVHGYEYRGTSQVIHSLRSYYRESMLLLEQWGAINDFQHVYTKIKHEPPTRYLPGSAIKNSLVANGCKLEGTTTDSILFRGVKVGKHARVKNSIIMQKSVIEEGAVVEYAILDKEVTVKRGQVIRGTAEEPIVIKKQTIV from the coding sequence ATGAAGGTCGATTTATTAGGCGTCATCAATCTAAGTGGTGAAGAAGGATTTTTCAAAGAACTAACAGAGCATCGTAACTTGGCAGCTGTGCCATTTGCGGGTCGTTATCGATTGATCGATTTTACATTAACGAACATGGTACAAAACGATATCGCGAACATCGGGATTTTTACGCTCGAGAAATATCGTGGCATGATGGACCATCTTGGATCTGGTAAAGAGTGGGATCTTGACCGTTCAAACGGTGGACTCTATATCTTCCCACCTGCATTGTCACAAGATGCGAACGAGTTCCGTGGGGATCTATCGAACTTCCACCTTCACCGTGATTTTTTCCTTCGCAGTAAGGAGAACTATGTCGTCGTCTCTGGTTCGAACATCTTATCAGCCGTAGATTATCGTGATGTCTTGCGCGAACATAAAGAATCGAATGCGGATATCACAGTCGTTTATACGAAGCGTGAACTGCCTTGCAAATACTGCCGTCCAATTCGCTTTGGCGAGCAGAACCGCGTGACTGCAATCGGATCACGAGGGTTCCAGCCGACTGATGAGACGTTCTACATGGAAACGGTCGTTCTATCGAAGAACCTATTCGTTCGTTTGATTGATGAGGCGATTGCGCGTGGCGAGTACGATTTACTACAAAGTATCATCCGTTCGCAGCTAAATCGCTTGCATGTACATGGTTATGAATATCGTGGTACATCACAAGTCATCCACTCACTTCGTTCATACTACCGTGAGAGCATGCTATTGCTTGAACAGTGGGGAGCAATCAACGACTTCCAGCATGTCTACACGAAAATCAAGCATGAACCGCCGACACGTTATTTGCCAGGTTCAGCGATTAAGAACTCACTCGTCGCAAACGGCTGTAAGTTAGAAGGCACGACGACGGATAGCATCCTGTTCCGTGGTGTTAAAGTCGGAAAGCATGCGCGCGTCAAAAACTCGATCATCATGCAAAAATCGGTCATTGAAGAAGGCGCGGTCGTTGAGTACGCGATTCTCGACAAAGAAGTGACCGTCAAACGCGGTCAAGTCATTCGCGGTACGGCAGAAGAACCAATCGTCATCAAAAAACAAACAATCGTTTAA
- a CDS encoding glucose-1-phosphate adenylyltransferase, protein MAKKNVVAMLLAGGEGKRLGALTKHTAKPAVAFGGKYRIIDFPLSNCTNSGIDTVGVLTQYEPLELNRYLGIGSPWDLDRRNGGLTILPPYQAQNGKNWYEGTANAIYRNMSYINQFDPEYVLVLSGDHIYKMDYEKMIEEHRLGGADVTISVREVPWDEAPRFGILNTDDDLRINEFEEKPKNPKSNLASMGIYVFNWDILKRHLIQDAGDAESSFDFGKNIIPNMLFENLNIRAYKFKGYWKDVGTIQSLWEANMDLLTAEPEFDLYEPSWKVHSVNPNQQPQYIGNAATVETSIINEGCHIEGEINHSVLFYGVDVAEGSLVKDSVIFPNVKIGRDVTIHRAILADGVIVEDGATIGSPDGEVFVIEADSIVKKNEVIKEAIQ, encoded by the coding sequence ATGGCTAAAAAGAATGTCGTTGCGATGTTACTTGCAGGCGGAGAAGGGAAACGTCTGGGAGCTTTAACGAAACATACTGCAAAACCAGCTGTTGCATTTGGAGGAAAATACCGGATCATTGATTTCCCACTTTCGAACTGTACGAACTCAGGAATCGATACAGTTGGCGTGTTGACGCAATACGAACCATTAGAGTTGAATCGATACCTTGGCATTGGAAGTCCATGGGATTTGGATCGCCGTAATGGCGGATTAACGATTCTTCCACCATACCAAGCACAGAACGGCAAAAACTGGTATGAGGGCACAGCAAATGCTATTTATCGAAATATGAGTTATATCAATCAATTTGACCCTGAATATGTTCTTGTTCTATCAGGCGACCATATTTATAAAATGGATTATGAAAAAATGATCGAGGAGCATCGACTTGGTGGAGCTGACGTGACGATTTCCGTACGTGAAGTACCATGGGACGAGGCACCGCGATTTGGTATCCTCAATACGGACGATGACTTACGAATCAATGAATTCGAAGAAAAACCAAAAAATCCGAAATCAAATCTTGCATCGATGGGGATTTATGTCTTTAACTGGGATATCTTAAAACGCCACTTGATTCAAGATGCCGGCGATGCGGAATCAAGCTTTGACTTCGGTAAAAATATCATCCCGAACATGCTTTTTGAAAATCTCAATATCCGTGCGTATAAATTCAAAGGATACTGGAAAGACGTCGGGACGATTCAATCCCTTTGGGAAGCGAACATGGATCTATTGACGGCAGAGCCTGAATTCGATTTGTATGAACCGTCATGGAAAGTACATTCGGTCAACCCGAATCAGCAACCACAATACATTGGAAACGCTGCGACAGTCGAGACATCGATCATCAACGAAGGATGCCACATCGAAGGAGAAATCAATCATTCGGTTCTCTTCTACGGTGTCGATGTAGCAGAAGGATCACTCGTCAAAGACTCGGTCATCTTCCCGAACGTCAAAATCGGACGAGACGTCACGATTCACCGGGCGATTTTAGCAGATGGTGTCATCGTTGAAGATGGTGCGACGATTGGATCTCCGGACGGAGAAGTCTTCGTCATTGAAGCAGACAGCATCGTTAAAAAGAACGAAGTCATCAAAGAAGCAATTCAATAA
- a CDS encoding glycogen/starch/alpha-glucan phosphorylase — protein MFKDIEKFKERFTERFVSMHGKAITEATENDIYQTLAYLVRETVTTDWLRTKETYTHKKSKQVYYFSLEFLLGRFLHNNLLSLDVLKDVERGLEELGYQLSDLTEEEPEPGLGNGGLGRLAACFLDSLAALGLPGHGNGIRYQYGLFKQKIIDGYQVELPDNWLKNGNMWEIRRSDKAVDISFGGHVWLEEVGDGYRVHHEPTEIVRAVPYDMPIVGYQNKVVNNLRLWSAESPLDDDELLSQYRGNYKDLLAHKQSIQTISEFLYPDDTTYEGKELRLKQQYFFVSAGLRSILTSFKKRNHSLKQLGNHIAIHINDTHPVVAIPELMRILVDEERFGWEEAWRITKSVMSFTNHTLLSEALERWPVDLFRRLLPRIYLIIEEINRRFCKDVLANYPHMEAHMRDIAIIADDRINMANLAVVGTHSTNGVAQIHTEILKQREMRLFYEMFPLRFNNKTNGITHRRWLLSSNPALAKRVTEAIGDGWIQHPSDLQKLTKWAEDSALQKDIAEIKLQRKEELALLIEKETGIVVDPTSIFDVQVKRLHAYKRQLLNALHIHSLYYRLKEDRSFTMTPRTFIFGAKAAPGYHYAKEVIRYINALARLINQDPEVSPYLKVVFLENYRVSLAEKIFPASDVSEQISTASYEASGTGNMKFMMNGALTIGTLDGANIEIRDEVGDANIFIFGLTPQEVMNYKQYGGYSAYDQYSAQPELRRIIDSLVDGTLFAPGEFQAIYDSLLTYNDEYLILKDFMSYQQAQERIDRMYQQPEEWYKRVILNIARSGVFSSDRTIKEYANAIWNIKPIQL, from the coding sequence ATGTTCAAAGATATAGAGAAGTTCAAGGAGAGGTTTACGGAACGATTCGTTTCGATGCATGGCAAGGCAATAACGGAAGCAACAGAAAACGATATCTATCAGACACTTGCTTATCTGGTACGTGAGACGGTCACGACCGATTGGTTGCGGACAAAGGAAACATATACCCATAAAAAAAGTAAGCAAGTCTATTACTTTTCACTCGAGTTTTTGCTCGGACGTTTCTTGCATAACAACCTATTAAGTCTTGACGTCTTAAAGGATGTGGAACGGGGACTGGAAGAACTCGGATATCAGCTCAGTGATCTGACAGAAGAAGAGCCGGAACCAGGACTCGGAAACGGAGGTCTCGGTCGTCTCGCAGCCTGTTTTCTTGATTCCTTGGCTGCGCTTGGTCTACCGGGACATGGGAACGGTATCCGATACCAATATGGTCTGTTTAAGCAAAAAATCATCGATGGCTATCAAGTCGAGCTACCGGATAACTGGCTGAAGAACGGAAACATGTGGGAAATTAGACGTTCTGATAAAGCGGTCGATATTTCATTCGGTGGACATGTGTGGCTCGAAGAAGTCGGTGATGGGTATCGCGTCCATCATGAACCGACTGAAATCGTCCGTGCTGTTCCGTACGATATGCCGATCGTTGGCTATCAAAACAAGGTTGTCAATAACCTGCGACTCTGGAGTGCTGAGTCTCCACTTGATGATGATGAATTACTTAGTCAATACCGTGGGAACTATAAAGATTTACTGGCACATAAACAATCGATTCAGACGATTTCAGAGTTCTTGTATCCGGATGATACGACGTACGAAGGAAAAGAACTCCGTCTGAAGCAACAATATTTCTTCGTCTCTGCAGGATTAAGGAGTATCTTGACGTCCTTTAAAAAACGAAACCATTCATTGAAGCAACTCGGGAATCATATTGCCATTCATATCAATGATACGCATCCGGTCGTCGCGATTCCGGAATTGATGCGGATTCTTGTTGATGAAGAAAGGTTTGGATGGGAAGAAGCGTGGCGGATCACGAAGAGTGTCATGTCGTTTACGAACCACACGTTATTATCAGAAGCACTCGAACGTTGGCCGGTTGATTTGTTCCGTCGCTTGTTGCCACGCATCTATCTCATCATCGAGGAAATCAACCGACGCTTCTGTAAAGATGTGCTGGCGAACTATCCACACATGGAAGCACATATGCGAGATATCGCCATCATCGCGGACGATCGGATCAACATGGCGAATCTGGCTGTCGTCGGCACGCATTCAACGAACGGTGTCGCTCAGATTCATACTGAGATTCTGAAGCAGCGCGAGATGCGACTATTCTATGAGATGTTTCCGCTTCGATTTAATAATAAGACGAACGGGATTACACATCGTCGCTGGCTTCTCTCATCGAACCCAGCACTGGCAAAACGTGTGACAGAAGCGATCGGGGATGGTTGGATTCAGCATCCGTCCGATTTGCAAAAATTGACGAAATGGGCAGAGGATTCAGCACTGCAGAAGGACATCGCCGAGATCAAGCTTCAGCGTAAGGAAGAATTAGCGTTGCTCATTGAAAAGGAAACAGGTATCGTCGTTGATCCAACCTCGATTTTTGATGTTCAAGTCAAGCGATTGCATGCGTACAAACGTCAACTCTTAAATGCGTTACACATTCATTCGCTCTATTATCGTCTGAAGGAAGACCGTTCCTTTACGATGACACCGCGGACATTCATCTTTGGTGCAAAGGCAGCGCCAGGCTATCATTATGCAAAAGAAGTCATTCGTTATATCAATGCGTTAGCTCGCTTAATTAATCAGGATCCAGAGGTCAGCCCATACTTGAAAGTCGTCTTCCTAGAAAACTATCGTGTATCGCTTGCTGAAAAGATTTTCCCGGCAAGTGATGTCAGTGAGCAGATTTCGACTGCCAGCTATGAAGCCTCTGGAACCGGCAATATGAAGTTCATGATGAATGGCGCTTTGACGATTGGAACGCTCGACGGAGCGAACATCGAAATTCGAGATGAAGTTGGGGATGCGAACATCTTCATCTTCGGCTTAACGCCGCAGGAAGTCATGAATTATAAGCAATACGGCGGTTATAGTGCGTATGATCAATACAGTGCCCAACCCGAGTTGCGACGAATCATCGATAGTCTCGTCGACGGGACATTATTTGCTCCGGGTGAATTCCAAGCAATTTACGATTCATTATTGACGTATAATGATGAGTATCTGATCCTGAAAGACTTCATGTCGTATCAACAAGCGCAGGAACGTATCGATCGGATGTATCAGCAACCGGAAGAATGGTATAAACGTGTCATTCTTAATATTGCTCGGTCAGGTGTGTTCTCAAGTGATCGAACGATTAAAGAGTATGCGAATGCGATCTGGAACATCAAACCAATTCAACTCTAA
- the queG gene encoding tRNA epoxyqueuosine(34) reductase QueG — protein sequence MDGVQLKLALQEYAVEIGIDELKVTTADPFLVLKRRLQAQQEKGFASGFEEPDLDLRTTPSLLVEDAASIIAIAVAYPSTLKNAPRGKEGERRGIFCRSSWGLDYHQALRQRLTLLEEKIQELNPGARTRSMVDTGELVDRAVAERAGIGFSGKNCSIISEEHGSYLYLGELITDLVLPPDQPVEELCGTCNKCIDACPTDALVEPGVIDAKRCISFLTQTKTLLPEPFRMALGNRLYGCDTCQQVCPYNRKKNATHHVELQPDPEQVKPLLVPLLSMSNREFKSRFGTLSGAWRGKKPIQRNAICALVHYRDKSAIDALRLMTETDAREDMRALALWAVGRIGGIDEKSYIESRLLADTAVDVQTEGQRLIEEWGEADAISTAHL from the coding sequence ATGGATGGTGTACAATTGAAATTGGCTTTACAAGAGTACGCAGTTGAGATTGGAATCGATGAGCTGAAGGTGACGACGGCTGACCCTTTTCTTGTCTTAAAACGTCGACTTCAAGCACAACAGGAGAAAGGATTTGCTTCTGGTTTTGAAGAGCCCGATCTCGATCTACGAACGACTCCTTCGTTACTCGTAGAAGATGCGGCTTCGATCATTGCCATTGCGGTCGCGTATCCAAGTACTCTCAAAAATGCACCTCGTGGCAAGGAAGGGGAGCGGCGGGGTATTTTTTGTCGATCGTCCTGGGGACTGGATTACCATCAGGCGTTGCGACAACGTTTGACGTTGCTTGAAGAAAAAATTCAAGAGTTGAATCCAGGTGCAAGGACGCGCTCGATGGTCGATACAGGAGAACTCGTCGATCGTGCAGTAGCAGAACGAGCAGGTATTGGATTCAGTGGTAAAAATTGCTCGATCATCAGTGAAGAGCACGGATCGTATCTTTATCTCGGTGAATTGATTACTGACCTCGTCTTGCCGCCGGATCAGCCAGTCGAAGAATTATGTGGAACATGCAATAAATGTATCGATGCTTGTCCGACGGATGCGCTAGTTGAACCTGGTGTCATCGACGCTAAACGATGTATCTCGTTTTTAACACAGACGAAAACGTTACTGCCAGAACCGTTTCGGATGGCGCTTGGGAACCGTCTGTATGGGTGTGATACATGTCAGCAAGTATGTCCATATAACCGGAAGAAGAATGCGACACATCATGTTGAACTACAACCGGATCCGGAGCAGGTCAAACCGCTCCTTGTTCCACTCTTATCAATGAGTAACCGTGAGTTCAAGAGTCGTTTCGGAACATTATCCGGAGCATGGCGTGGTAAGAAGCCGATTCAACGTAATGCGATTTGTGCGCTTGTTCATTATCGAGACAAGAGTGCTATTGACGCGCTACGGTTAATGACGGAAACAGATGCCCGCGAAGACATGCGGGCGCTTGCACTCTGGGCAGTCGGTCGGATTGGCGGAATTGATGAGAAGTCGTACATCGAATCCCGTCTTTTAGCGGATACTGCAGTGGATGTTCAGACAGAAGGACAACGGTTAATTGAAGAGTGGGGGGAAGCAGATGCCATTTCAACAGCTCACTTATAA
- the glgA gene encoding glycogen synthase GlgA produces MKVWFAATEATPFIKTGGLADVVGSLPLALAEEGADVSVVLPNYGQIKEQYKSEMEFLFDFIVPVGWRQQFGAVLRLKQDGVTFYFIDNEYYFKRDGVIYGHYDDAERFAYFSRAVLEMIQHLDRKEVPDVIHCHDWQTGVIPAFLRIHYQHLERYQDIKTVFTIHNLQYQGVFPEEVLGDLLGLSHEHFTADGIAHNGLVNYMKAGLVHSNQITTVSPSYRDEIMDPYYGETLEPVLQHRAVDVRGILNGIDYRQFDPAHDTHLVETYSVDTVTEGKAKNKAALQEELGLPINPDVPLFGFVSRLVDQKGIDLLAHILPDLFELDAQFIILGSGEAEYEGLFHHATSIRPDKIASYIGFDVGLAQRIYAGSDAFLMPSRFEPCGLSQLISMKYGCLPVVRETGGLRDTVKPFNQFTLEGNGFSFANYNAHEFLEAIKRTIEVYHDRPVFEHLIETAMNEDFSWLRSADEYLALYRLIAPSAT; encoded by the coding sequence ATGAAGGTATGGTTTGCTGCCACGGAAGCGACACCCTTCATCAAGACAGGGGGGCTAGCTGACGTCGTCGGCTCGCTCCCTTTAGCGCTTGCTGAGGAAGGGGCAGACGTTTCGGTCGTCTTACCCAATTATGGTCAAATCAAGGAACAATACAAATCAGAGATGGAGTTTTTATTCGACTTCATCGTACCAGTTGGCTGGCGACAGCAATTTGGTGCTGTCCTCCGATTAAAACAAGATGGTGTAACGTTCTATTTCATCGATAATGAGTACTATTTCAAACGCGATGGTGTCATTTATGGACATTACGATGATGCGGAACGATTTGCGTATTTTTCACGTGCCGTTCTTGAGATGATTCAACATCTCGATCGGAAAGAAGTACCGGACGTCATCCATTGTCACGATTGGCAAACAGGTGTGATTCCGGCGTTCCTACGAATCCATTATCAGCACCTAGAGCGCTATCAAGATATTAAAACGGTCTTTACGATTCACAATCTACAATATCAAGGTGTTTTCCCGGAGGAAGTACTCGGTGATTTACTTGGATTGAGTCATGAACACTTCACAGCCGATGGTATTGCTCATAACGGTCTCGTCAATTACATGAAGGCAGGACTCGTCCATTCCAATCAAATCACGACAGTCAGTCCATCATATCGTGATGAGATCATGGATCCGTATTACGGTGAGACGCTTGAACCCGTCTTACAACATCGCGCTGTCGACGTACGCGGAATCTTGAATGGAATCGACTATCGTCAATTTGATCCTGCACATGATACGCATCTCGTTGAGACGTATTCGGTCGATACCGTCACGGAAGGAAAGGCGAAGAACAAAGCTGCCTTACAAGAAGAACTAGGTCTCCCCATCAATCCGGATGTACCATTGTTTGGTTTCGTTTCTCGTCTCGTCGACCAAAAGGGGATTGATTTGCTCGCGCATATCTTGCCAGATTTGTTTGAACTCGATGCGCAGTTCATCATCCTTGGATCAGGTGAAGCGGAATATGAAGGGTTGTTCCATCATGCGACATCGATTCGTCCAGACAAAATCGCTTCTTACATCGGGTTCGACGTTGGTCTCGCGCAACGAATCTATGCGGGCAGTGACGCCTTCTTGATGCCTTCGCGTTTTGAACCATGTGGTCTCAGTCAGTTGATTTCGATGAAGTACGGCTGTTTACCAGTCGTCCGGGAAACAGGTGGTCTTCGTGATACGGTCAAGCCATTCAATCAGTTTACGTTAGAAGGAAATGGATTCTCGTTCGCGAATTATAATGCACATGAGTTTTTAGAAGCGATTAAACGTACCATTGAGGTCTATCATGATCGCCCGGTCTTTGAGCACTTGATTGAGACGGCGATGAATGAGGATTTCAGTTGGTTGCGTTCAGCCGACGAATACTTGGCGTTATATCGTTTGATTGCACCGTCCGCCACTTGA
- the trmL gene encoding tRNA (uridine(34)/cytosine(34)/5-carboxymethylaminomethyluridine(34)-2'-O)-methyltransferase TrmL, with the protein MAIHVVMYQPEIPQNTGNISRTCAATHSVLHLIRPLGFSTDDKQLKRAGLDYWEFVDVRYHDSLEELWEKHPEGIFYYITKYGEQYPSQIDLSDVEQDYFFVFGRETKGLPLEVIDANAERCIRLPQSNLVRSLNVSNTAAIIVYEALRQQGYAGLL; encoded by the coding sequence ATGGCTATTCATGTCGTTATGTATCAACCGGAAATTCCTCAAAATACAGGTAATATTTCGCGAACATGTGCAGCGACGCATTCCGTCCTTCACTTGATCCGACCGCTCGGCTTCTCGACAGACGATAAGCAACTTAAACGTGCGGGTCTTGACTACTGGGAATTTGTCGATGTCCGTTATCATGATTCGTTAGAAGAACTGTGGGAAAAACATCCGGAAGGTATTTTCTACTATATTACGAAATACGGGGAACAGTACCCAAGTCAGATTGACTTATCGGACGTTGAACAGGACTATTTCTTCGTCTTTGGTCGGGAAACAAAAGGATTGCCGCTTGAAGTCATCGATGCAAACGCAGAACGGTGTATCCGTTTACCCCAATCGAATCTCGTTCGTTCACTGAACGTCTCGAACACGGCAGCGATCATCGTCTATGAAGCATTACGTCAGCAAGGATACGCAGGTCTTCTGTAA
- a CDS encoding transglycosylase domain-containing protein has translation MRITTGYLVLLGLTMMLLFSLFSIKDELKTARTLFFWADEQTTRHPLTSYQPITVTYENKRVELYDGLRRDDLTPRTLPKKVEQAFVAIEDQRFYQHDGYDITGILRAFTKNQSDSKSQGGSTITQQLARMTYLTNEKTYTRKIKELLIAVSLEQKYSKKELMTAYVNQAYFANNIYGIELAAKSYFNKPARELNWSEISFLTAIPNNPSLYDPLRFPENTKKRQQRIAQALVRDRVLTKDFTISHVTPRSYKPRVPYPDYIDATVQAAVRMTAQKKGWSEKHAAEYLHQQGAVISTYLDSAEQRRAKEALRNLPNPIEGAYVGIDGQTHGVTALVGYKSNLTGQFNRAVQSYRQPGSAIKPLLVYGPYLEKTKARLSSTLDGSPVCIDGYCPSNSGNRILGQVTIADAIAYSYNTPAIRAFAVSFQEGLKSIRPFQFSQWTREDDAFTSALGGLQYGISPYELTNAYSVFVNDGIYRPASMIKSITFRNGTVERPQEKEQRIWSSQTNRELRAGLKNVMTYGTGRKGYDPSARYIGGKTGTTNDNKDMWFVGIKNQHIGGIWLGADRPRPFPAEANATLQVQTWATILRP, from the coding sequence ATGCGAATTACGACAGGATATCTCGTCTTACTTGGTCTTACGATGATGCTTCTGTTTTCCTTATTTTCAATTAAAGATGAGTTAAAAACAGCACGCACACTTTTTTTCTGGGCCGATGAACAGACGACACGACATCCACTGACCTCCTACCAACCAATCACCGTAACCTATGAAAACAAACGGGTCGAGCTCTATGACGGATTGCGACGGGATGACTTAACGCCTCGAACATTACCGAAAAAAGTCGAGCAAGCGTTTGTTGCTATCGAAGATCAACGTTTCTATCAACATGACGGATATGACATCACAGGAATCTTACGCGCGTTTACGAAAAACCAGTCTGATTCTAAATCTCAAGGTGGCAGTACGATCACACAACAACTAGCAAGAATGACATATCTAACAAACGAAAAAACATATACTAGAAAAATAAAAGAGTTGCTAATTGCTGTGTCTTTGGAGCAAAAATATTCGAAAAAAGAATTGATGACAGCGTATGTCAATCAAGCATATTTCGCGAATAATATTTACGGGATCGAACTGGCCGCAAAATCATATTTCAATAAGCCAGCGCGCGAGTTGAATTGGTCTGAAATCAGCTTTTTGACAGCGATTCCGAACAATCCGTCACTCTACGATCCGCTTCGTTTTCCTGAAAATACAAAAAAACGTCAGCAACGAATCGCTCAAGCATTAGTGCGCGATCGTGTACTGACGAAAGATTTTACTATTTCTCATGTGACACCTCGATCTTATAAGCCGCGGGTTCCTTATCCGGACTATATCGATGCCACCGTTCAAGCTGCCGTTCGGATGACCGCTCAAAAAAAGGGTTGGAGTGAGAAGCATGCTGCAGAATATCTGCATCAACAAGGTGCGGTCATCTCGACATATCTCGACTCAGCAGAACAACGACGGGCTAAGGAAGCTCTTCGCAATCTACCCAACCCGATTGAGGGGGCTTATGTTGGCATCGACGGACAAACACACGGAGTCACGGCTCTTGTCGGCTACAAATCAAATTTGACAGGTCAGTTCAACCGAGCAGTGCAGTCGTACCGACAACCTGGTTCAGCCATCAAACCGTTACTTGTCTACGGTCCTTACCTTGAGAAGACGAAAGCCCGCTTGTCGAGCACGTTAGACGGTAGTCCCGTCTGTATCGATGGCTACTGTCCGTCAAATAGCGGAAATCGGATCCTTGGACAAGTGACGATTGCCGATGCGATCGCTTATTCTTATAACACACCAGCGATCCGTGCTTTTGCTGTTTCTTTCCAAGAAGGATTGAAGTCCATCCGTCCATTCCAGTTTAGCCAGTGGACACGTGAGGATGATGCCTTTACGAGTGCCCTAGGTGGGTTGCAATACGGGATCAGTCCATATGAACTGACGAACGCTTATTCCGTATTCGTCAATGACGGGATCTATCGACCGGCATCGATGATTAAAAGTATTACGTTTCGAAACGGAACGGTCGAACGACCGCAGGAAAAGGAACAACGGATTTGGTCCAGTCAGACGAACCGTGAATTACGGGCTGGTTTAAAGAATGTCATGACGTATGGAACAGGGCGCAAAGGATACGATCCTTCCGCGCGCTATATCGGAGGAAAAACAGGAACAACGAATGATAATAAGGATATGTGGTTCGTCGGTATCAAAAATCAACACATCGGGGGTATTTGGTTAGGAGCTGACCGTCCCCGCCCTTTCCCTGCTGAAGCCAATGCAACGTTACAGGTCCAGACGTGGGCGACGATTTTACGTCCTTGA